The stretch of DNA GCTAGCCACAATGAATTTTGTTAAATGGAAGATGTGTTGAATGCTTATTCAGGCATTGCTTGTTGGCAAACatcttttatttcccctttaacagacGGTGAAGTATGAGAGCATAACTCACAGTACAGAAAACATTCCCTCTGCATATCTGCACTTCCATATATGAGAGGGAGCGGTTTCCATAGACGGCTATAGAACATTGTTGACGTGAGCACAAATGGAGTGGTGCCTTCTTTGTATAGCTACAGAGAAGTatccaaaaaatgtaatataagtaaTAGTATAAGTTCATAAAATAAGCTTGCTTCTCATACTTTACTATTGTActagtaaaataaatggaagacaAATTCGGTGTACCTATATAGGGTACATATTTCACTTGAAAATCAGCACCATCTTAACTTTTGTTATAATGGACATGTTGAAAATCTCACAAGCAAAAACCCACATTTTACGAATGGGGCTGCTGCATAAAAGACTCCTCTCTTACAATAACCTACAGATAAAAGCTACTAATAAAGGGGGGGAAGTTGCCTTTAAAAATACTATTTTCTGACTACATAAAATTCAGAAACCCAAACAATTTAAAAACCCCTTAAACggccagtaacaacaaaaaataaaacgcCCTCTAGTTTTTATACAAAATGTTTACTAAGGATCTCATAATTTCCATGtatgatattttatttaaaatacctttattttGACGTTGTACGGCTCTTTGGCCAAGTAATGAATGCATATTCTGTAAAGTTTCACAATGGATAGTTTATGCAACAAATCAACAGGTCATGAACATTTATGGCTCTCAACATATTCCTATTTATTGGACTTAAAAATCCATCATAATATAAGACATTcattattttggtgttactggtcctttaagcacAACAACCCAATTTATAGGTGTGCGCACCATATCCTGTAGATATTTTAAAGGTTTAGGGCAAGCTGCCCATTTAAGAGCACAGAGAATGTCTCAGAATAACCCTGTCCCTAATGAAGTAGGCTGGGCACTTCCTCACCCTCACTTGCAAAGTCATATCTTTAGTGTTTTAGAATATTAGAAAGTACCCTCTCCTGAGAACTATCAAAATAAGTTCTATGTTCTAAAATGTATCTCAAGTAATAATAGTATGTTCTCAGGCTTGGTGAGGTGTGGGTTGGTGCCCGCACCTTTATGTACATAGCTCATTACAAAACTTCAAAACTTGCAAAGTGTTATGTTAAGAAGAAAAACAGAAGGTCAAGTGCTGGGACCTGGTACAGGCCAAGAGATTCATCTTCTGTTAGATGCTGGTGAAACCTCCATATGGAGTGCAGCAGTTCTGTTATTCCATGGGGATATTATGATCTGCCTAAGCACTCCTAATAGTTCAGAACACAATGTTCCAATCTGGAATAAGATCCATTGCTACATACTTCTGTATTTAACTGCGGTTTTCTTGTGTAATAAGGTTCCAAACGCCAGATCCTGCCCTTTGGATGGGATATGGTGTGTTTCCAGAAGGTGTTTATTCAGAGTAAAGAACCACTCCTATTCTACTGCCATTACAATGCTAAGCCTTTTCATTCTGTTGTACTCTGAAGCTGCATCCCATGAAGAAATGTAAGCCTTTTAAAATGGGAAGCAAAACATGATTTAGTGAGTCAGATGAAGGAACACTGTGCTGTGCTTGGAGACTATGCAGAGCCTGATGCAGTGTATGGTTCTGTGTTGAAGATGTCATCACATTCAGAGGAGGCCAGAATCAAATCTCAAGGTTTTCCCAAGAAACCTGCGTAAAAACAGAAGGTTATACGTTTATACTGCACAAAACTGCCCACTTGAGAATCACTATATACTTTTACTGCCAAGAAGTACATTATAAATCATGATTTATCCATCTATACATCCCCTAAGAAATGTACCTAACTGGGCACCCAGCTGTGGTTGTTACTCTGGTTGGTGCCAGGAAGTGAAGGCTCGAAGTTGAAATCAAGGCCGCCTTCATCCATCAGCTCATTGTTGATGATGTATTCCATGTCACACTCAAGGTTTTCTAGGATCATGTCAATGTCCAAGTCTATTGGAAGCCGGTCTGAGGTTCCGCCAAGTGGGCCTGACTTAGAAGTTGATACAGATGGGACACTGGGGAGTCCGAGCATAGTAAGTTTGTTGGAAGTCACAACAGTATTCAGTGAAACAGCAGGCTTATCTGGTGTCCTTCCTTTGTTCTGTGCACCCATATGTAGGAGACTTTGCCCTCCACTTTGTGGTAATACTGGGTCCACTTGGGTCATTAAGACATTGCTTGGAGGAGGAGAGTCTGAGGTCAGCAAGGCTTCAAGAGTTTGAGGCCTCTGAAATTGTGTAGAAGACCCCTGCACAGGGGAGACATCCAAGGGGCTGAAGAGAGAGTTACCAAAGTTGATAGCCTGGGAAGAATGCAAGGAAAAACTGGAGGCTCCTTGCAAAAGAGGTTGGGGTGCAGGTAGTGGTGGGCCAGATGACAGCATAGTAAGACCATCAATCAGCTCCAACTCCTCGGTAACAGTTGGGGGAACACTGTTTGAAAATGAAATAGAATGGAGCTCTTCATCTGCCAGATCTTCCTGCTCAGGCAAAATAGGGGACAGGCGAACACTGAGGTTACTGGCATTGGATCCTGTACGGGGTCGGAAGCTAGTCCATACATCAGATTCCTCAGCACTCCGTGAAGATGGACTTCCAGGCCACTTTGGCGGCTGTGAGCCAGGGCTGCCTGCAGAAGGCTCCCCTGGACCTGCTGCTTTCTTCTTGGATACCTTGTTCCTCACTTTGGCTAATTTGCTACTGTTGTCCATGGAGGCTGCTCTTCGGCGGGGGGCTTTTCCACTCTTTCCACCCTCTGGGTTTAACATCCACCACGAACTTTTCCCAGTGGCTTCATTGTGAACTTTAATAAACTTGCTGTGCAGTGACAGATTGTGACGGATAGAATTCTGTGgagatacaaaaagaaaataagataTTACATGGTATGtgtcatgatacaggcctgtaagaGTTAAcaaagcaggccaaggtatccaaAAATCTTCCCTAATGTACCAGAAACAGATATTTAAAAGGCCTCTGTTCACTTGGGTCTGGAACCATCCAGGAGTAAAGGTCTCACAACCTAGGATGCCCTGCTGCTaagccctggctgataagagccatgccatgtgggggagtgaaagcccacgtgGCGTGACTTGGAGTTCACATCAGGACACTTCATAGGTGATGTGGACGTCACACAATAACATAAACGCAAACACATTTTTTCCCCTAGAACCTATTCCATTTATACCAGTGGTACATGCTATAGGTTAAATTTAATATGGCCTGTCAAACGAGTCCAAACATTATTGGTTTTAGGCACTTGGTTTGTCAGTTAGGattatctgggcaggggcaggtcatacagtagtgatgtttagtcagTATGAGActggtgggatcatttagaattgatgaatttaatttcattttactttggaggaccaattttgATTGGAGGTTCATCCCATGGTTTTCCCTTACCTCAAGGACTAGAAGGACTCtggtacagtataggacttctGTGTATTTCCATTTTCTGTTAAAAAACCTTTTGTACTTATTTTACCGTATgtcctttttgtaacatcttgttgTACATATGCACtgttattaaattttatatttaatattataaaaggtataagtTTTGTCTTTAATGCTCTAAAGCAAACTTGACCtctgagtgtgtaactgtgtgccttagccctctgcgtGCTGTATGCTAATTAACCATTGACTGCTGGTAgaaggagtgtgtgtgtgttagtgccgTTACATTAACACTATCTTTGCAGTACACAAGtccaaatggtaaaaaaaataaaattaaaaaaattagataCAACTTAAAAACTGTATAGCTTGTGTGCTGCACTGTGGGTTATCCGATCAGTTTCTAAACaaagtagggctgggcgatataccgtttaataccgaataccggtgtttttttttttttttaaaactatattcatttttcagataccgcaataacggggtgtcagggtacttacccatgcggcccggtctcgcgcgcgtcccgttgtctgCGGGACGTTgcgcgcgtgcgtcaaagcgcacgtacatgtcaaagcgcacgtacatgtcaaagcgtgcacgtccatgacgcgctgacggcgccggttctgcgcatgcgtggggggtgctatgttgtctgcggccttgcctgggaaactaagcctgcctgatttaccttacgactttctgttgccgatccttcgcttgcctgactctgattttcaatgaaaaaaaaaatactgtcaaataccgtgacactgatataattttgaaaaatactgtgatataaatttttggtcataccgcccagctctaaaaCAAAGCATCACTGTACTAAGTTTTAATTAATAGTGCCaatgtaaattattttgtatGATTAGCATGGATCCTGGTGAGTGTAGCTCATGCAGTTGCATGTGGCCCCTCAGCTGCCTGTTGGCCATCACTGATAACATTTCAAACgtatctggtttttttttgtaagtgaTATCATTGCTCACTGCATATGTGGTCTATCAATGTAGACCACATATACCAATGTCTAAAAAAGAAGTGTTGCAAAGAAAAATGGTCTAGACAACTTAATTACTGGGGTATATACGGCTTCCTATCAGAGCATTATCGAGCTTTTAGATTCATTTTACCTGCACTCAGAAAGCCAAACAGAACCTGAAAGATACTTAGGGGTTTACACATTATTCAAATTTGAACTATAATCCCCAAACATTATCCATGTAAATATGCCAGTCATTGGAAGCATTCTCACTCTCCTGTTTTTATTATTGgaataaaaacaattttgcaagaaacaataaagtaaattatatttgatTGTTTGATATGCATGTTACAGCTGTTTTAGACATGTAACCAAATCCACAGTAAAGAGCACTGCTATGATCAGAATCTTTTCATGACAGCCATACAACTCCTGCCACAGGCTTTGGGTAAATATGGCAGTATATCGTTAGAGTTTCAGCTTGGCTGATTTCAACAGAACTAATCCCTGGCCTGGCATGCATGCCTAGGTGGTCAGGCAGTTTCAACAACCCATCCTGCTGAATCACAAATAATCTATtttgcttaaaaatgtaaaatgccaaAGCAGGTATAGGCAGGAAGAGGAAGGAAAGAGGAGCTGCACTTCTCTGCATAGCTCCTTACCTCCTCGCCAGCAGCAACCTTTAAAGTCTATGAGGAGGGTGGGAACCCTGCAGAGAAATGCTGGGCATCACTTCCTGCATTAGTCAttaatgccagtcagcagcagcTGTAATTATGTTACCCCCAATAAAAATGACGAGGCTATTAGACACCGCTACAGTTCCATGCCCTTTCTAAAAGCCATTGCATGCATTTGAATGGTGATCTATTATAATACCTTACAATTTACACCAGACTCTACATTTTCCACAAACCTTAACCTGTAAAATAACAATAATCTAAACAAGTCTGGGTCACATTTAAAAGACAGAAATTAGGTGTAATATTATATAAGAATGTATCAGCCTTTGCAGGAGGTTTTTCCATATGGTCCAACAATAAGACAGGATCCCCTTATCTCATCACAAGTCTTCAAGTTGTCTGTAACAATTACTGCCACAGTATTTACAACCAAACCTACTTTACAACCTATTTGGCCTTTTGTTTGGAACACACGTCCACTGTTTTGCAATAAGGGAATTCCTTCAATCAGCACAGAGAGACAAAAGATGCTATTTACACCTATATACATCAGCTGCAACATGGGAATGAGCAGGGCAGTACAGACACAGATGAGAGCTCTCtgccggcctccgtggtggagggacgataatggaagctagttttgaccactcccctttttaaaaaccacacccacttgaaaccacacccatgtcatcacatgaccatagccatattaatggtggtagtacagcaaaaacctgccatactctgccttccctaccctgcctgtgtgtgccatactctgccttccctaccctgcctgtgtgtgccatactctgccttctctaccctgcctgtgtgtgccatactctgcctgccccaccctgcctgtgtgcgccatactctgccttccctaccctgcctgtgtgtgtgtgccatactctgccttcccaaccctgcctgtgtgtgccatactctgccttccctaccctgccggcaggcagtgtatggcacacacaggcagcctacagtgacacaatgctgccactgctcctacagtctgcacaataactatatattattaaaaaaaatgttttcattgcagtaccacctcagtatatgttctttttatagtgtttatttttgggtttgggtttctgaggtgtgaacaggtgaacaatgtgggtaatttacagcctgagcctgaggtgtgaacaatgcaggggatgaacaatgtagggattaaaaggtgtgaacaacacaggggattacatttttaaacaatacagggggtttacagcctgaatctgtggtgagaaccatgcagggggccagtactgataccatttaaagcttacacaaaggtaagttatcaaagcagccagacaggtgggggccacacagaggaaggttcacgggccgccagttggacagcactgatataggacattaaacctggccatacacacaccaatactattgtacaaaacaaggtttcatgtgatattctgtgcgtgtatggtggattggcGAGGCGACaaatattgcaaaagccttggatatcggtcatcttgttgaacaaaagattttgatcaggctaggttgaaggcgcccaagcaaaggcatgtgttcagggctgaatcgacagacaGGGCTAGAATTCCTACTGttcctacctccatatctgacgattcagccctgaacgttagtggagggtacgaatGATCTTTCTTGCTAACATTGGTAattgttatgtgtatggccacctttagagatgtGTGCATTAAGCTAATAacaaatgccctcccctttaaacaaaacatgaattatttgttcatatattttAAGTTTATGTTAGAATTAAATATTTTCTAACATGACAGGGGGAGGCAGAAAcacaaatatattgtaaaattaaTTAATGCTTACAACAGTTACAACTTTAAATCATGCCCATTAGGCTCTCATTCTATTATTGCTGCA from Xenopus tropicalis strain Nigerian chromosome 8, UCB_Xtro_10.0, whole genome shotgun sequence encodes:
- the foxo4 gene encoding forkhead box protein O4 isoform X1; translation: MEGPDPVSVEIDPDFQPQTRQRSCTWPLPRPELSVVPPAASSEESRTDTPDGPSLLPAEGEDRSLGDGPVGGGGVTPRKGGSRRNAWGNQSYAELISQAIESSPEKRLTLSQIYDWMVKSIPYFKDKGDSNSSAGWKNSIRHNLSLHSKFIKVHNEATGKSSWWMLNPEGGKSGKAPRRRAASMDNSSKLAKVRNKVSKKKAAGPGEPSAGSPGSQPPKWPGSPSSRSAEESDVWTSFRPRTGSNASNLSVRLSPILPEQEDLADEELHSISFSNSVPPTVTEELELIDGLTMLSSGPPLPAPQPLLQGASSFSLHSSQAINFGNSLFSPLDVSPVQGSSTQFQRPQTLEALLTSDSPPPSNVLMTQVDPVLPQSGGQSLLHMGAQNKGRTPDKPAVSLNTVVTSNKLTMLGLPSVPSVSTSKSGPLGGTSDRLPIDLDIDMILENLECDMEYIINNELMDEGGLDFNFEPSLPGTNQSNNHSWVPSFLGKP
- the foxo4 gene encoding forkhead box protein O4 isoform X2, producing MEGPDPVSVEIDPDFQPQTRQRSCTWPLPRPELSVVPPAASSEESRTDTPDGPSLLPAEGEDRSLGDGPVGGGGVTPRKGGSRRNAWGNQSYAELISQAIESSPEKRLTLSQIYDWMVKSIPYFKDKGDSNSSAGWKNSIRHNLSLHSKFIKVHNEATGKSSWWMLNPEGGKSGKAPRRRAASMDNSSKLAKVRNKVSKKKAAGPGEPSAGSPGSQPPKWPGSPSSRSAEESDVWTSFRPRTGSNASNLSVRLSPILPEQEDLADEELHSISFSNSVPPTVTEELELIDGLTMLSSGPPLPAPQPLLQGASSFSLHSSQAINFGNSLFSPLDVSPVQGSSTQFQRPQTLEALLTSDSPPPSNVLMTQVDPVLPQSGGQSLLHMGAQNKGRTPDKPAVSLNTVVTSNKLTMLGLPSVPSVSTSKSGPLGGTSDRLPIDLDIDMILENLECDMEYIINNELMDEGGLDFNFEPSLPGTNQSNNHSWVPS